A single region of the Aptenodytes patagonicus chromosome 7, bAptPat1.pri.cur, whole genome shotgun sequence genome encodes:
- the HARBI1 gene encoding putative nuclease HARBI1, translating into MAVPIAVLDCDLLLYGRGHRTLDRFKLEDVTDEYLVSTYGFPRQFIYYLVDLLGDSLSRPTQRSRAISPETQILAALGFYTSGSFQTRMGDAIGISQASMSRCVANVTEALVERASQFIHFPEDEATVQSLKDDFYGLAGMPGVLGVVDCTHVAIKAPNAEDLSYVNRKGLHSLNCLMVCDARGVLLSAETHWPGSLPDCTVLQQAALTSQFETELHKDGWLLGDSSFFLRTWLMTPLHIPETPAEYRYNMAHSATHNVIERTFRTIRSRFRCLDGSKGTLQYSPEKSSHIILACCVLHNISLEHGLDVWSSPATGHMEQLEEEYEQMESMDSEACRIRQELLLTHFS; encoded by the exons ATGGCTGTACCTATTGCAGTTCTTGACTGCGACCTCTTGCTGTATGGCCGCGGACACAGGACTTTGGATCGCTTCAAGCTGGAGGATGTCACGGATGAGTATTTAGTATCCACGTACGGCTTTCCCCGACAGTTCATTTACTACCTGGTGGATCTCCTGGGAGATAGTCTCTCTCGCCCTACGCAGCGGTCCAGGGCCATCAGTCCGGAGACGCAGATACTTGCTGCACTGGGTTTCTATACCTCTGGCTCCTTCCAGACTCGCATGGGGGATGCTATTGGCATTAGTCAAGCCTCTATGAGCCGCTGCGTTGCCAATGTAACTGAGGCATTGGTGGAAAGAGCCTCACAGTTCATTCACTTTCCTGAGGATGAAGCTACCGTTCAGAGCCTGAAGGATGACTTTTACGGGCTGGCAGGCATGCCGGGAGTGCTGGGGGTGGTTGACTGCACCCACGTGGCAATCAAAGCACCAAATGCTGAGGACCTGTCCTATGTGAACCGAAAGGGTCTCCATTCTCTGAACTGCTTGATGGTGTGTGATGCCAGAGGAGTCCTCCTGAGTGCAGAAACACACTGGCCAGGCAGCCTGCCCGACTGCACAGTGTTACAACAGGCAGCCCTTACAAGCCAATTTGAAACTGAGCTACATAAAGATGGCTGGCTACTTG GTGACAGCTCCTTCTTTCTCCGAACGTGGTTGATGACCCCTCTGCATATCCCTGAGACACCTGCAGAATATCGTTACAACATGGCGCATTCTGCCACTCACAATGTCATTGAGCGGACGTTCAGAACCATTCGGTCACGTTTCCGCTGCCTGGATGGGTCCAAAGGCACCCTGCAGTATTCTCCAGAGAAATCCAGCCACATCATTCTGGCCTGCTGTGTGCTCCATAACATCTCCCTGGAACACGGGCTGGACGTGTGGTCTTCCCCGGCCACAGGACACATGGAGCAACTGGAAGAAGAGTATGAGCAAATGGAATCAATGGACTCGGAAGCCTGTCGTATTCGTCAGGAGCTTTTACTTACTCATTTTAGCTAA